A stretch of Ranitomeya variabilis isolate aRanVar5 chromosome 3, aRanVar5.hap1, whole genome shotgun sequence DNA encodes these proteins:
- the CHMP2B gene encoding charged multivesicular body protein 2b, with protein MASLFKKKTVDDIIKEQNKELRGTQRAITRDRAALEKQEKQLEMEIKKMAKTGNKDACRVLAKQLVQLRKQKTRTYAVSSKVTSMSTQTKVMSSQMKMAGAMSTTAKTMQAVNKKMDPQKTLQTMQNFQKENMKMEMTEEMINDTLDDIFDASEDEEESQDIVNQVLDEIGIEISGKMAKAPSAAKGLPSASSAKSTTISDEEIERQLKALGVD; from the exons ATGGCCTCCCTGTTCAAGAAGAAGACGGTGGACG ATATAATAAAGGAGCAGAATAAGGAGCTAAGAGGCACTCAGAGGGCTATAACCAGAGACCGGGCAGCCTTGGAAAAGCAGGAGAAACAGCTG GAAATGGAAATCAAGAAGATGGCCAAAACCGGTAACAAGGATGCCTGCCGAGTTCTGGCAAAGCAGCTGGTACAGCTCCGTAAGCAGAAAACCAGGACTTACGCCGTTAGTTCCAAAGTCACCTCCATGTCTACGCAGACCAAAGTGATGAGCTCACAGATGAAGATGGCAGGAGCAATGTCCACTACAGCAAAA aCAATGCAAGCCGTGAACAAGAAAATGGATCCACAGAAAACTCTGCAGACTATGCAAAATTTCCAAAAGGAAAATATGAAGATGGAAATGACGGAAGAAATGA TTAACGACACTCTGGATGACATCTTTGATGCCTCTGAAGATGAGGAGGAAAGCCAGGATATTGTGAACCAGGTGTTGGATGAGATTGGAATTGAAATCTCAGGAAAG ATGGCGAAAGCACCATCAGCGGCCAAGGGCCTACCCTCCGCGTCCTCCGCTAAATCCACCACCATCTCGGATGAAGAGATTGAGCGGCAGCTGAAGGCTCTGGGCGTAGATTAA